DNA from Leptospira harrisiae:
AATCCATCTTACGGAAGTACTCGAGGATCTCTCGCGCTTCTTCTTCCTTTATATTTTGAAATGTCATCTGAGTTAAGTGTTCACCGATTAACTCTTGTCCAATGGGATCTTTTTGAGTCATCTCAATTGGATTTAGAATCATATTCATAATCCACTCTGGAGTTCTGCGGAGTGTTACATCCTGAAGAGCAGGTCCTACAACCTTTTCTTCAAATTTGTGACAAGCGGAACACTTGGCTTCAAATTGTTTTTTACCACGATCTGCCATAACCTGGTCTAAAGCACCGATGGTTACAGAAGTTACCGGTCCTATTCCCTTGGAACCAGCGTTAGATGTTGGTGTTTCCTCAGTTTTTTCTCCTCCACAGGATATGATTGTCATTGATACGAAGAGTCCGATTAAGATTCCGAACTTCATTCGGAAAGATACTCCGTTTATTTTTGAAAGGTTCATTTTAAATACTCCTTGGTATTTGATTACTTATCATTTCTTTGCAGGCGGTAATAACACCGAGTCTATCACATGAATGATTCCGTTTGCTGCTGGAATGGATGCAACAACGGTTGCTCCATTGATCATTACCTTTCCATTTTTTACGGAAACTTTTGTGTGACCTCCATTCGCCATACCGAGTTCATCATCCTTACCAGTGTACTCAGATTTCAATAGGGATTCTGTTAGGTTACCGACTACGACATGGTACTCTAATATGTTCTTCAAAGCATCTTTTTGGCTTGGTTTTAGAAGATCATCCACGGTTCCTGCTGGTAACTTTGCAAAAGCATCGTTTGTTGGTGCGAACACAGTGAACGGTCCTTGGTTAGCAAGGGAATCCACGAGGCCGGCAGCTTGAACAGCAGCGACTAGTGTTGTATGCTCTTTGGAACCTACAGCAATTTTTAGAACATCTTGTTGTGATTTGTCATCTGCGACTGCAGAAATCCCTTTGCCCGCATCGGAATCATCAGATTTTCCGCAAGATGCACCGGCTAATGAGAGACAGGTGACTATCGTGATCATTGTGAATTGAAAAATTTTTTTGTTCATTGGATACCGCCCACTTATTGGTTCACTGTCCATTGAATGCCATAAAGAAGGATTGTGTATTGATCTAGATCAAGATGGTTCGAATCATTTGTGTTGATAATTGTCAATTAGGGGATGAGCAGCCGAAGTGTGTTTCGTATGAAAAACGGGAAGATACGTTCCTTGGCCGAATCTCTGTCGGTTTAGAGCTCCTGTAAAAATAAAGTTAGAATGATTCTTATTCTAAGAAAAGCTTTAGTGAAACCTATAGTTTCCAAGTGGTTCGGATTATTCACTTGTCCTCTCGGTGTGCTACAAAAACCTGAAAGAACGAGGTTTCCTCATGGTTACAAAGTGGGATTCGAAATACGAAACAAATATCTCAGAGATTGATTCTCAACATAAAAAACTCTTTCGATTGATTAATAATATTGAAACAGTTTACGATGAAAACAAAGAACATCTGTCTGCAAAATCCAAAATACTTTTGGATGCAGTTTCTGAGTTAGAAGATTATACACTCAGTCATTTTTTAATTGAAGAACGTGTGATGGAGTTAAACCAATACCCAGAATTGGAAGCTCATAAAAAACAACACGATAAGTTCACCGATAAAATTTTAGAATTAAAGAATCGTCTGACTTCAGGGACTCTTCTTTCCAATGATGTGGAGCTAAACCAGTTCTTTGGAGACCTTCTGAATTTTTTGAGAGCTTGGCTGACAAATCATATTCTAAAAGAGGATATGGATTATAAACCGTATATAAAATTCAATATTTAGTTTTTATACTTTGTTCATTCAAAGTATAACGGATATTTTGATATTTTTTCGATAAGGTTTGATTTTGCTTTTTTAGCTAAATTGATATCATTACCTTTCATTGTATGTACCTCTTCTAATAATAAATTGATATATTTATGTAATTCTTCATGTCCTTGTCCTGTCATTGTACATGAAGATAGAATTTCATTGATAATCGACGTGATTTGTTCTGCTTGTTTATGATATTCTTCTATAGCCTCTTCAGAATTTGCATGGTGAAATAGTTCGTTCATCTTCTGAAAACCTATCCTTGTAGATTCGTCGGCCACCCAAGGTTTACCATTTTCTAATTCTGGAAGTTTTGAGCCCGAGTGTTCGTGGCATGAGTAGGTCATGCTGATTAGGCATAAAATAAAACTATATATGATAGAACGGGAAAACTTCATGATACAAACTACCATTCTTGTTTCAGGAAAAAATTGATCTAAATCAATTGTGATTATTTTTTTAATAAAAAGTGGAAATGGAATTATCTATTTGTTGTAGGAAAACACGCGCACCCAAGCTAACTTCAAAAATGTAACTAAACCTAAAAAAATTAGAAATTTTCCAAACAATGCTAAAGAATCAAAAGGAAAAATAAACTTTGTCATTAAAAATAAAACCAAACCCAGGTTATAACTATAAAATAGAAACCAAATTTGCCAGGTGGAACCTCTCGGTTGTTCGGATAGAAACTTGGGAAACATCCAATAGGCAGTTCCCATAATTAACTGAATCAAAAATCCCCAAATTAGAATTGAATAATGAAGCGGAAGAACTCTCCAAATTTCTGGATCTAAGGCAAATGCTTTATTGATCATTAAGAGAGCCCCTAATGAAGATCCTATCATTAAATAAATAAGGGAAACTCGAATCAACCAAACGGATGGAAGAGGAAACATAAAATTTATTTTTTCCCTTGTGGTTCTAACCTTGGCCAAATTTCCAAAACAAAACAAAGAATTCCTAATAATTGAAAGAAGATGGAACAAACAAAAGGATAAATGGAGAGTTCTTTATGTTGATACAAAAATGGTTCAGAAACGATTCGAAGGATTAAACCCAAGTTTAAAGATAAATAGGCCGTCCAAGCAATCTTGGTTCCATTTTTAGGAGTCGGGTTTTTCCCTTTGGGATACATCCAAAGCGAAACTCCCATAATGATTTGGGTAATCCATCCGAGAGTGATCATATGCCAATAAACCGGCATTAGGTGAATTTCCCATTGTAATCCTGGGAATTCTGAAAAAGCATAAACAAGGACTCCAAAAAATAAATACAACATTCCCGATTTTATAAAGTACCTTGAAAGTTTTGGCATAAAAATCGGTTTTATATTAGATTATTTTTCATTTGTATCAACTTCTATTTTGTAACTTGCATGGCAAGCGACACAATTGCGAGTGAGTTCATCCATCTCTTTTAGTAAAGAATGGATTTCTTGTTTGTTGCGAATTTTGACAGCGATGGCATCAAATTTTTCGTGAGTTCCAAATCCCAGTTTTTTAAATTCCACGGGAAGTTTTAGTAGGATGGTTTTTTCTTGGTTCTCTAAACTTGCAACTAGTCCCATACCAACGGCATCAGCTGCTTTGGCAGCACCTTCGTAATCTTTGTCTGCAAGCCCACTTAACATACCATTTACAGCTGTGAGTAAGGCTCTCATTTCTGTTAAAACCAATTGGCGTTCTGCTGGTGTCAAATGAATGGCTGTGCGGTTGTCTAGAGAACGACTCGTACTTCCGAAATAAAAAAAATATCCTAAGGTAATGATGGTAACAAACCAAAGCCCAATCGCTAATTTCCCAATAATTTTTGAATTCATAGTTTTTCCTTTTATATATTTTGTTCCATTCCCAGATAAATACTAAAAATACTCATTTGTTTATTATATGAAAACTGGAATGGATGAATTTCTTTATTAGAAAAAACGGCATGAGATAAAGTCCAGTCGGAAGTTTTTCCACCATAGGTTTTTTTAGGAAATCCATACTCACATGCAATATGAAACGAAGTATCATTCCAAGAAATACTTCCTCCCAATGCAAGATGGTGTTCGATACTGGCTCCTAACATCGGACTCACTCCACTAGCAGGAATTATATTGTTACCATAACTATAACCCATTCGGCTCATAAAACGTTCATTCCATTTGTATTCAAATCCAACTGCCAATATAGTTTGGTTTTTCCAATTTAAATTAAACTGGAAGGTATTTGTTTCTACACCGATAGGTGTTCTCATCCAAACATCTTCTAAACGAAACTTACTGGTATTAAAACTTTCGGACCAAGGAATGTATTTAATGTCAAAATCAATGATAAACTTATCTGTGCGGTAAGAGATTCCCGCTACATGTTTGTCGGGCCAAATCATATAGCGAGATACTCTCGTCCCAAATGATCTTTCCGGAGCATAACCATCTACTTTCATGGTTCCATCCATTGGTAAAAGGTTTCTGGTTGTATAAGAGTAGGCTACCCGTATGTTTTCTGTTAAATCATAAGAAGCTCCTACTTTTCCTCCCATCGTATAAGCGGAATCACTTTGGTAACGAATTCCACCAGGAATTGTAAGGCTTCTTGTTTCGTCTTGGTAGGTTCTTTTTAATTCCATAAACCCATAAACAAAATCTATCCCTGCTCCAATGGCGAAGTTACCTTTTTTGTAACCGGCACCAAACGTGGATTTCATGGTCATAAACTTAAAATTCAAATCTTCTACAGTTTTTGTACTTTCTCCAATGATGGGAATGTTCAATCCAAAAGTTTCATTCAGAGTTCTTCCATCGGGAGTATTACGTTTGATGTTTTTAAATTGGCCACCGCCGCCGCCTTGAGCATAAAGAGCAAATCCAATGCTAATATTATCGGTGACTGGCTTTATGACACCGATATAGGGAAGAACTGCCCTCGGATGTTCCACAGTTGCATTTCGATAGGAACGATTGGGGTCTGGATCGATGTATTCATCATTGTATTCGATGGTCGGAAGATGAATCGCAGAACCTAACTCCCATTTTGTTCTTTTAACTCTTGCTAAATGAGAAGGATTGGATTCTAAATCCATCACAGATCCTCCGACTGCTTGGAAGGCTCCTCCCATTCCCGCTTGTCTGGCACCAAAAGCAGGTTGCATGATTCCGTGAAAGGCTTGGATTTCCTTCTGCGGAAGGCTTGGCTCCAAGATTAGAATTAGAATGAAAATAGTTATGAAAATGCGACTCGAAATCATTTGTTTCAGGGAATGAAGGCCTCTGGCACTGTCAAGGGGAATAAATGACTAGAAAATCGAGAACCCTCTGGAAACGAAAATTCCAAAGATCGCAATGGTAACTGAAACGAGTAGGTTAAATCTTCCGAAAAATGAAGATGTTTTTCTATACCGTTCAAAACGTACGGGATCGGATATTAAGTATGTAAAAGTTTTTGGTCCAGTGACAAAATCATGATATAAGGAAGATAAAAATAATATAGTGAACAAACCAATTTTTGTTATAAACATAAAACCAATATTAGATGTCCATAATTCCCAATTAAGTCCAGATTGGAAAAATCCTTTTTGATATAAAATTCCAGTTCCTGAAAAAATAAATACAGAAAATATATAATAAGAAATATTTCTGAATTGAATTGCTGTTAGTTGCAAGAGGCGGAGTTTTTGATCTTTTAGTTCTGGGTTTCGAATGACAGGAATAAAAACAATCACATAAAATATCATTCCCCCAACCCAAATCATTGCAGAGAGAACGTGAAGGATTAAAAGTACAAAGTAAAGAAACATGATATCTTAAAATTAGAAATGAGGATTTCTTTGTCGTTTCCTTTTTACATTTAGAAACAATCTAAAAAATAAGTTATATATTTTCCCTTTTCGAAAACGGGATTCTTTTGGGATTGGTATTGTATATGTCCCAGATTCGAAACATTCCAGAATTGTTACTCCCTGCAGGAAATTTAGAAAAATTAGAAATTGCTTATCTTTATGGTGCGGATGCAGCTTACTGTGGAGTGCCTCGGTTTTCATTACGAGCGAGGGAAAATGAATTTACGATGGAGGCTTTGGAAAAGGGAGTTTCGATAGCAAGACAACTTGGTAAAAAAATTTATTTTACTGTAAACAACATTCCAAGAAATTCCAAACTTCCTTCATATCCAAAGTATTTGGATCAAATGGCTGCATTAAAACCAGATGCTTTGATTATGGCAGATCCTGGGTTGATCCTTTTGACAAAGGAAGCTCATCCTGAAATTGACATCCATATTTCTGTTCAAACCAATACAATGAATTATGCTGCAGTTCGATTTTGGAAACAGTTTGGTGCGACTCGAGTGATTCTTTCCCGTGAAGTATCTATTTCTGAAATTGCAGAAATTAAAAATCACGTTCCTGATATGGAAATCGAAGTGTTTGTTCATGGATCGATTTGTATTGCACATAGTGGTCGTTGTTTTATGAGTAATTATTTTAAAAAACGGGATGCCAATCAAGGTTCTTGTAATAATGCATGTCGTGACTTGTATAAAGTGTATGTCACAAATCCCAAACAGAATGATGAGCCAATGGAACTCATTACAGATGAAGAAGGAACTTTTTTGATGAATTCGAAAGACTTACGTGCCATCGAATTTTTACAAGAGTTATGTGATGCTGGTGTTGATTCTTTGAAAGTAGAGGGCCGAACTAAAAATGATTATTATGTGGGAATGGTCGCACGTAGTTATCGACATACATTAGATAACATTGCACGTGGCAAAGGGTTTGATCGGAAGTGGTTAGAAGAATTGGATAAAGTTTCTTCCAGAAAATATTTTTCTGGTTTTTTAACTCGTGGGATGGAAGACAGAGTTCCCGAAGAAGAACAAAATTTTCAAAACAATGAATTTGGAACTAGTTTGCAAATGAACCAAAAGTATGCAGGTTTTGTAAAAGAGTATAAACCAGATACAAAACGAATTGTCATTGAAGTTAAAAATAAAATCCAAAAAGGCGATTTGATGGAAGTCATCACAGCCATTGATTCTAATCCCGCAACCTTTACAGTAGATCAAATTTTTTATAAACAAAATCCAGTCGAAGTGATCAGTGGTGGGATGGGAACTGTGGAGTTGGAAGTTCCTTTTGCCATTCCTTCCCGATCATTTTTAAGTAAAAAGGTGTAGTTTATTAACCAGATCCAACGCGAAAGGGATTGCAGCGAAAAGCCCGGTCCAACACCTTTTGGTGTTGGATTCGCCCTAAAACTTGAGAAACTTTTTCATGAGAACTGTTAAGTCTAAGTAGAAACAAGTAGGGATCTTTTGTGAAAAAATTTTTTAAATTGATGGTCTTCATTCTTTTTGCCTTCCTTCTGCAATGTGGCAGAGAATCAAACAGCGAATCTACCGCATCAGTCGAAGCGGAAAAACGTTCTATGGACATGCCTATGGAAAAAAAATTGGCTGCCAGTTCCTCTCGCATCGACGATGGCGTAGAACAACCGTCAGTTGAGAATCAACTCGGGCAAGTATTTATACCAATTCAAAATAGTACAGAGCGATTGCTCGAATACCAAGTCCAATTAAGTTACCAAACTCAGGACTTGATTAAAACGAGAAAAGATATCCTTGGTTTTATTTCAAAGTATGGTTATATTGAAAGTAGTTCCGCTGTGAATACGGATTCACCTTATATGAATTTAAGCATTCATATAAAATCTGAAAAATTATATGAAGCATTGATTGAATTGGATACGTATGGAGTGTTACTCAGCGAAGATATATCGACTGTGGATCACACAGAAGGAATGGTTTGGCAAAAGATAAAATCAAACCGTGAAAAAATTCGTTTAACAAGGCGAACCAATGCAAACAACCAAACATCGGCAAATTCTAAAAATTGGCAGGCGATTGAAGAAGCAGTTACCGATAGCGAAAATAATTTGGACACTGCAGAACACGAGATTTGGAAAATAAAAGATAAGGTGAAATGGGCCACGTTGAGTATCAATTTTACAAGTCCAATTCCTCCGGATAGAATTCAAGTTCCTTTATATCGAAATGCATTTGTAGGCATTCTTAATGTATTTTTAGAATTAACCTATTATTTGGTTTGGATGGTACCTTTTCTTTTATTGGTTATCGTTTGTTATTTCCCAATCAAGAAGATATACAAACAGTTTAAAAAATAAATATATTTAGATAGGAATGAAACCAAATGTTTGATTCCTATCTTTTTTATGATTAGTTGTTTTCAATTTGCGGAAATCGAATAACTCCTTATCCAAGTTTCCGATTTATTTGGATCATCATAAAAATGTTCCGATGGTTTTCCAAATCGACTTTCATACTCATTGATTTTATAACTATCGTGATGGCAATGCACTGCTGCCAGACATTCAATTCCATTTTCAAATGTTAGTTTTAAATCTTTTGCTTCTTCAAACAAGTCAAGGTATCCAATCCGCCAATTGTATTTGCTTAAGAGTAGCGGGATGATATCTCGGTAAGCTTTGTGAGCAGAAACAGAGATGGGGTTGAGTCCGTGTAAATTAACAAAGATTTTGAATTTGGTTCCCGCAGGTATGGTGGCGAACGTTGTTTCTAAACTTTGTTTCCATTCCGTTACTTCTGCTTCTGAGATGGCACCAGAGAAGCGCGTGACCACAAGGTCAGATTCCTTTTCCCATTTGGTATATATTTCGTTTTTCATATTTCTTGGACTTTGAGGAGTAATCCCTAGGTCTCAAAAAAAGGGTTTTTCCTTAGAATCATTCTAGGTAGATTGCAAAAAAACAGCGGTTTCAAATTCTTACCTAAAAGCCTGAGATTGAGTTTTTTAAGAATATTTTGATATTCTTAACCTCCTTCAAAATAAAAAAACAAGGAAATTATATGCAGCGTAATTCTATAAAATTCATATTACTACTGAGTGGTGCTTCCATTCTTTTTATCATCAGTTGTTCTGTTGGAGCTGTAGCATATTACTTTGGACAACAAAAGATAAAAGAAGCTTATCTTGGTCAAATGCATGGAATAGTAGGTGTTGTTGGCCAGGAAATCGACGATTTTTTTGTTAACCATGTCAATGTCATTAAAACCGTAGCAAATGACAGAAGAACTATTGATTCCATTAAAACAGGAAAACCAATCGCACAAACATATTTTAAAGAATTGAATGATCGTTATGCGGTATATGAAAATATATACACTCATACTTATGATAATGATCCTCGAGTTGTTGCCGATGCTACTGGGCAAGCCATCGGATGGAAAATGAAACCAGAAGATATGGATCCTGAAGAACTAAAGGCTGGAAAAGAAAAAAGATATTTTATCGGGAAACCAATTTTAAATCCTCTCACTAACAATCCTGTAGTTACGATTACATACCCAGTTTATGATAATGGCAAATTGATTGGAAATGCAGGCATAGCTCTTTCACTTATGAACTTAACGGACAAAGTGATTAATAAAATTAAAATTGGTCGTGATGGTTATGTTGTAGTTTCTACAAAAGCTGGATTACTGATCGCTTTAAAAGAAAAAGCTCAAATTTTAAAATATGATTTATCTAAAGATGAATCGGGTTCGCGCATGTTATCTCTAAAAACCGGAGAAGTCCTTGAGTTTAAATATTTAGAACGAGACCATCTAGCCGTGAGCCATCAGCTCAATGATTGGGGAATGATCATTCTTGCAATCCAACCACAAGAAGAAATCAAGGAAGCCCTTTTAGAATTACTTGTTCTTATTGTAATTTCTTCTATCGTCATTGCTTTAATTTCTATTTGGTTATTGTATATATTACTTAGTAAACGGTTAAATCCATTGGAAGAGGTTAGTAACATTTTCAGAGAAATGTCCGAAGGAGATTTAACTTCTTCCATCAAAGTAGTCTATGATGACGAAATTGGAAGAATGGGCCAAGGCCTTAATACTTTTATATCTAGCTTAAGAAAATCTTTCGAAGAAATTCAAAGAATAACAATGGAACTTGCTTCGGCATCAGAACAGCTTACCTCTTCTTCAAATAATTTTGCAACTGGGGCACAGTCTACAGCTGCCTCCTCAGAGGAAATGTCAGCCACCATTGAAGAAATGTCAGCGGGAATGGATTATATTGCTGCTTCTACTGAAAGACAGTTTGGAAACTTCGCCAACTTCCATTCAAAAATTCGCGAACTATCAGAAAGCATCCGCAAAATTGGTTCTGAAATTGAAAGCACATTGAAATTAGCAGAATCCATTTCGAACCAAGCTAAAAAAGGTGAAGAATCCATCCAAGGAATGAGCCAAATGATTGAGAACATCCTTCATTCTTCGGGAGAGATGACGGCGATCATTCAAATCATCAATGAAATTTCTGACCAAACACAACTTTTGGCATTGAACGCTGCGATTGAAGCAGCAAGGGCAGGTGAAGCTGGAAGAGGGTTTGCCGTAGTTGCTGATGAGATTTCCAAACTCTCAGAAAAAACAGCTTCATCTATTAAATCGATCGGAACAATGATTACAAAAAACAATCGGGAGTTGGACTCAGGTGCCAATGCCATTCGTTCTTCAGCTGCAATGCTACACAGTATCATTCAAAATGTGGAAACAGTGAGTATAGCAATGAACAAATTGTATTCTGTTACTTCAGCACAAGAATCCATTAAACGAGAAGTAGACGAAGGTGCTGATCAAATGGGACAAGATGCTGAATCAATCAAACTTTCTACTAACGAACAGAAAAGAGCAGTTCGAGAAATTTCCGAAGTCATTATCCAAATCAACGAACACACGTTAAGTACTGCTTCGGGATCAGAAGAAATGTCTTCATCTGCACAAAATTTAGCATCCACCGCTGAGATTTTAAAAGGGATTACGGACCGATTTAAGTTATAAAAATGGTTCGACATAGAATCAAAATTTGCCATCATCTTGATCAAATGATGGTTTTGAGGGTTCTATGTTTCATTTTTTTAAAATTTTAATCTCATTTATTGCCTTTGTTTTTTTCTTTCAATGTTTAGGAAGTCGTAGACCCATTGTTCCTTCCTATGTAGACCCACAAGGAAGTTTAAGGGAAACGGCCGTTGGAAAAAAATATATGGTTTCTACCGGAAACCCACTCGCAACCAAAGCAGCTATCAAAGTTTTAGATGAAGGTGGGAATGCCGTTGATGCAGCAGTAGCCGCATTGTTAGTGTTAAACGTAACAAATGGTGAAGCAGCTAGTTTTCCATCTGTTGCACCTACTTTGGTTTATGACCAAAAAACAGGACAGGTCAAAAGTTATATTGGTGCAGGTACAGCTCCTAAAAAAGCAAATATAGAATGGTTTAAAGAAAACGGTTATGATGTGATGCCGAAAAATTCTATTTTGGCTCAGTTGTTACCTGCATCGCCAGATGTCATTGTAAGACTGTTACAAGATCATGGAACAAAATCTTTTTCTGAGTTAGTAAAACCGGCTATTGCAGTTGCAGAAGAAGGATTTCCTGCCAATCGAATTCTGGTGAAAAATTTAGATTTACCTCTCTACAAACGATTGGGTTTTACACTGATTATGCCTTATAATTCAGAAGTATATCTGGAAAAAAAATGGTGGTATGGAATAAGAGAAGGCGAACTTACAAAACGTTTGGATCTTGCAAAAACTTGGAAGTCTATGGCAAATGAAGAAGTTATATCTCTCAAAAAAGGAAAAACCAGAAAACAAGCGTTAGAATCTGTAAGAGATTATTTTTATAAAGGTCCAGTTGCCGATTCAATCGTTAAATTACATACTGAAAAAGGTGGACTCTTTACAAAAGAAGATTTGGCAAATTATTCTGGTGGCTGGGAAAAACCAATTTCTGGTGAGTATGGGGAATACCAAATTCTTTCTAACCAAACTTGGACGCAAGGTCCCGTGGTTCCAATGGTATTACAATTGTTAGATGGTGTGGATTTAAAATCAATGGGTCACAACTCACCGGAGTACATTCACACAGTTTCACAAGCAATCGAACTGGTAGTAGCAGATAGAGAAAGGTATTTTGGAGATCCAAAATTTGTGGATGTTCCTGTTGAAGGATTACTTTCCAAAAAATATGCGATGCTTCGACGTAAACTGTTACAGAAAGAAGCATTTGGGGCCACTCCTCCTAGCGGGAATCCTTGGTTGTTCTCATCTAAAAAACCTATCTCTATACAAACACCACCTAACGAAGTAAAGGATGTCTCTGTAGGTGAAATTAAATATGGAAAAGACACAACGTATTTAAGTATCGTTGATGTATCAGGAAATGCAGTTTCTCTGACTCCAAGTGACTTCCCTCAGTCACCAATGGTTCCCGGTACTGGGCTTACCTTAGGCATTCGAATGACTCAATTTCGGCTAGATCCAAATCACCCGTCTTCATTGGTTCCTGGCAAACGTCCAAGAATCACTCCCAATCCAGGTATGGTTCTGAAAAATGGAAAGTTATGGATGAGTTTTGGTACTCCTGGTGGAGATGTACAAAGCCAAGCTATGATTCAGTTTTTTTTGAATGTCATCGTCTTTGGCATGGATCCACAAAAGGCAGTAGAAGCACCTAGATTTCGTTCGGTGAACTGGCCGGATAGTTTTTCGCCTCACACGTATCGTCCGGGTGGAATTGAACTAGAAGAATCTTTATACAATTTAGTATCAGATTCATTAAAAGAAAAAGGATATAAAGTATATAAAAAAGGCCATTTGGATAATGATTTAGGTTCCGTATGTGCAGTGTTAAACGACACTAAAAATCATAAACTCATTGGCGTTGCTGATCCAAGGGAAGAGTCTTGGGCAGAAGGAAAATAATTACGAATCAATGGTAAAAATACTTCTTATAGAAGATGAACCTGGAATTCAAGAAACTATCCAAATTACATTGGAATCAGAAGGTTTTATTGTTTCTATAGCCTCCACTGGGAAACAAGGAATAGAAAGGATTTCAAACGAGGTTTCCCTGGTCATTCTCGACGTTGGTTTACCTGACCAAAATGGATTTGAAGTATTAAAGGAAATTCGAAAAAAATATGTAACTCCTGTTATATTTTTGACGGCACGAAATACCGAAATTGATAAAGTTTTGGGGCTCGAAATTGGCGCTGATGATTATATAGTCAAACCATTTAGCCCCAGGGAACTTTTGGCAAGGATTCGTGCTATTTTAAGAAGATCCACACAAACACAAAATCAAGATGATCACAAACTTAGAATTTCATTGGATAAGAAGTTGGTATATTTTAACGGAATCAATTTAAATCTTTCGCCTTACGAATACAAAACTTTGGAACTGTTTTTTAAGTGGCCTGGAAGAATTTTTACTAGAGAAGAAATTATGGACATTGTGTGGACAGAGCCGGAAGATAGTTTCGACCGCGCAGTGGATACTGTCATCAAGAACATCCGTGCAAGGTTCAAAGAATTGGAACCAAATTTTGACCCCATTGAAACAAGAAGGGGACAAGGTTATGGATTAAAGGAAAAAATATGAACCTTTGGATTCGCATTATTATTAGTTTTTTTTTATCCTAAGTATTGGTTTTTATTATTTAATCGATAAAACAGAAGATTCGATTCGACCTCGGTATATGGAGACTGTTGAGGAATCACTCAATGACACAGCTCATATTTTATCAGCCATTGTAGAGGAACGGTTGGATCAAAATCCAAAAGAAATTTTCCACTTCAGTGAATTCCTCCATTCCTTTTTTTCACCCGTCTTTAAAAATACTAACAAACGTTCATTTGAAGCTAAGATCTATTCGTTGTTAAAAACAAATACAGATATTCAAGTATATATTACCAATGGAAAAGGAATGGTGATTTTCGATTCTGAAT
Protein-coding regions in this window:
- a CDS encoding c-type cytochrome, translating into MNLSKINGVSFRMKFGILIGLFVSMTIISCGGEKTEETPTSNAGSKGIGPVTSVTIGALDQVMADRGKKQFEAKCSACHKFEEKVVGPALQDVTLRRTPEWIMNMILNPIEMTQKDPIGQELIGEHLTQMTFQNIKEEEAREILEYFRKMDLK
- a CDS encoding fasciclin domain-containing protein, with the translated sequence MNKKIFQFTMITIVTCLSLAGASCGKSDDSDAGKGISAVADDKSQQDVLKIAVGSKEHTTLVAAVQAAGLVDSLANQGPFTVFAPTNDAFAKLPAGTVDDLLKPSQKDALKNILEYHVVVGNLTESLLKSEYTGKDDELGMANGGHTKVSVKNGKVMINGATVVASIPAANGIIHVIDSVLLPPAKK
- a CDS encoding bacteriohemerythrin — protein: MVTKWDSKYETNISEIDSQHKKLFRLINNIETVYDENKEHLSAKSKILLDAVSELEDYTLSHFLIEERVMELNQYPELEAHKKQHDKFTDKILELKNRLTSGTLLSNDVELNQFFGDLLNFLRAWLTNHILKEDMDYKPYIKFNI
- a CDS encoding OmpP1/FadL family transporter, which translates into the protein MISSRIFITIFILILILEPSLPQKEIQAFHGIMQPAFGARQAGMGGAFQAVGGSVMDLESNPSHLARVKRTKWELGSAIHLPTIEYNDEYIDPDPNRSYRNATVEHPRAVLPYIGVIKPVTDNISIGFALYAQGGGGGQFKNIKRNTPDGRTLNETFGLNIPIIGESTKTVEDLNFKFMTMKSTFGAGYKKGNFAIGAGIDFVYGFMELKRTYQDETRSLTIPGGIRYQSDSAYTMGGKVGASYDLTENIRVAYSYTTRNLLPMDGTMKVDGYAPERSFGTRVSRYMIWPDKHVAGISYRTDKFIIDFDIKYIPWSESFNTSKFRLEDVWMRTPIGVETNTFQFNLNWKNQTILAVGFEYKWNERFMSRMGYSYGNNIIPASGVSPMLGASIEHHLALGGSISWNDTSFHIACEYGFPKKTYGGKTSDWTLSHAVFSNKEIHPFQFSYNKQMSIFSIYLGMEQNI
- a CDS encoding U32 family peptidase C-terminal domain-containing protein produces the protein MSQIRNIPELLLPAGNLEKLEIAYLYGADAAYCGVPRFSLRARENEFTMEALEKGVSIARQLGKKIYFTVNNIPRNSKLPSYPKYLDQMAALKPDALIMADPGLILLTKEAHPEIDIHISVQTNTMNYAAVRFWKQFGATRVILSREVSISEIAEIKNHVPDMEIEVFVHGSICIAHSGRCFMSNYFKKRDANQGSCNNACRDLYKVYVTNPKQNDEPMELITDEEGTFLMNSKDLRAIEFLQELCDAGVDSLKVEGRTKNDYYVGMVARSYRHTLDNIARGKGFDRKWLEELDKVSSRKYFSGFLTRGMEDRVPEEEQNFQNNEFGTSLQMNQKYAGFVKEYKPDTKRIVIEVKNKIQKGDLMEVITAIDSNPATFTVDQIFYKQNPVEVISGGMGTVELEVPFAIPSRSFLSKKV
- a CDS encoding DUF4349 domain-containing protein, producing MVFILFAFLLQCGRESNSESTASVEAEKRSMDMPMEKKLAASSSRIDDGVEQPSVENQLGQVFIPIQNSTERLLEYQVQLSYQTQDLIKTRKDILGFISKYGYIESSSAVNTDSPYMNLSIHIKSEKLYEALIELDTYGVLLSEDISTVDHTEGMVWQKIKSNREKIRLTRRTNANNQTSANSKNWQAIEEAVTDSENNLDTAEHEIWKIKDKVKWATLSINFTSPIPPDRIQVPLYRNAFVGILNVFLELTYYLVWMVPFLLLVIVCYFPIKKIYKQFKK